The region TCTAAAGTCTTTATATTTCCTTGTATAATATCATACTCAATCCAATTTTCTTTTAAATCAGGAGAACCTATAATAAATTCTTTTTTCTTATCCTTTGAAGCCTTATCGCTATCTGATACTATTATAAATTTTTTACCAGTTAGCATCATTATTCTAGAAATGCAATCAGCGTCTTTTATTCCGTTCATATAAACCAAACCACAATTTTCAAAATCTTTTTGTTTGCAATTTTTCTTAAATACTTTATAGTCCGTATAGCCTTCAAATATTATATTTTTGGGTCTAATGCTTTCAAAAAGATGAGTGCCTATAGCTCTTTTTAACAATTCATCTTCTTTATATGGCGATTTATCTTGAGGGATAATATTTGATACATCATCTTTTCTTTCAATGACAAGATGTCTATCTATACAATCATTATCTATCATAAATGGCGAATGCGTAGAATATATAACAATTGATTGTTTTGCTATTTTAAGCAGTTCTTCTTTTAAAAAATTTGCACTTGTTGGGTACAAAAATGTATCTGGTTCGTCAAATAGAATTATTTTACCACAGAGGTCTTTTGTTCTATCCTGAACAGACAGCATTAGGAGTATTGCAATAAATCTTTTAAAACCATCACTTCTATCTTCTGTTGAGTAGAATTCTTGCTCTTGTATTCTTATATCAAACTCATCACCATCTTTTCTAATAACAAAATTAATATTACGCAAATCAGACCAGATTTTCCTAAATTCTTTTGTTGTATTTTTTGATATTTTATCTAAAAATCCATGCAATCCTTTATCTTTCTCTAGTTCTGTTTCTATTTCATTATATATATCCTTACATCCATTTAAATAAAAAATATTTTTCAAGGGCAAGCACATGCTTGGATCGTCTTTAAAACTTTGAATATTTACACTAGATGGCAGTAAATATTTATCACTATACTCCCAGAATATAGCTTGCTCACACAAATCTTCAATAGATGCTATGTTGGATTTTGCAATACTAAAAATACTAGCCATTAGATCATTTAAAAATTCTTCATTTGATCCTAAGCTATTTTGTGTATTCTCGAAAGGCAAAATTGATTTACTACTCGTATCATAGTACAAAGCCTCTAAAATTTGATATTTATTATATAAATCATCATTTTTCCAATATGCAAGACAAGGTTTTGTATCATTTTCTATTTTGATGCGCAACAGGATATCACAAAATGCTTCTTCTATAAATTGTTCAATACTTAAACTATTTTGAAAAATATTTGTGTCTTTTAATTTATATTTTTCAATTATTTTTTTGTTAATTATAGAAAAATCATGTCTTTCCAATTTAAATACAGCACGGATATACCCATGATCTTCTTTTTTTGTATTTTTATTTTGATCTTTTATACCAACTCTATATTTACCAAATACTGCAGCAATAGCCTTTAGTATATTGCTCTTGCCGGCTTCATTTTTACCAACTAAAATTAAACATTTTTTACCATCAATTTCCAAAATAGGAATTTTTATATCTTTAATGGAACGAAAATTTCTTATCTCAAATCTATCAAGTTTCATTTTATTTTCCAAAAATAAATTTCACTGACACCCCTCACACTCGATAGAGCGATCGGCTACATTATTTACTTTGTTGCTATCAGGGCTTTCGGAACGTAGATAGTAGGTTGATTTAAGTCCAAGCTCCCATGCAAGAGTG is a window of Campylobacter sp. CCUG 57310 DNA encoding:
- a CDS encoding ATP-dependent endonuclease encodes the protein MKLDRFEIRNFRSIKDIKIPILEIDGKKCLILVGKNEAGKSNILKAIAAVFGKYRVGIKDQNKNTKKEDHGYIRAVFKLERHDFSIINKKIIEKYKLKDTNIFQNSLSIEQFIEEAFCDILLRIKIENDTKPCLAYWKNDDLYNKYQILEALYYDTSSKSILPFENTQNSLGSNEEFLNDLMASIFSIAKSNIASIEDLCEQAIFWEYSDKYLLPSSVNIQSFKDDPSMCLPLKNIFYLNGCKDIYNEIETELEKDKGLHGFLDKISKNTTKEFRKIWSDLRNINFVIRKDGDEFDIRIQEQEFYSTEDRSDGFKRFIAILLMLSVQDRTKDLCGKIILFDEPDTFLYPTSANFLKEELLKIAKQSIVIYSTHSPFMIDNDCIDRHLVIERKDDVSNIIPQDKSPYKEDELLKRAIGTHLFESIRPKNIIFEGYTDYKVFKKNCKQKDFENCGLVYMNGIKDADCISRIMMLTGKKFIIVSDSDKASKDKKKEFIIGSPDLKENWIEYDIIQGNIKTLEDFYKDEYINKVLKKEGFSNYEHNSELSVIENINRLNLSREAKHKIKNKMSNEITKKDLKEEYFNFIAKIKDIVQAL